The genomic interval GCGTCGACGGCACCACGCTCACGAAGATCGCCGAGCTGGCCCAGGCGCACGGCTCGGGCCGACTGCGCACGACGGTCGAGCAGAAGATGATCGTGCTCGATGTGGCGGAAGCACAGATCGAGTCGCTGGTGGAGGGCCTGGAGGCACTGGGTCTCACCGCCAAGCCCTCCCCCTTCCGGCGCGGCACGATGGCCTGCACCGGCATCGAGTACTGCAAGCTGGCGATCGTCGAGACGAAGCAGCGCGGCATCACGCTCATCGACGAACTGGAGCGCCGCATCCCGGAGTTCGACGAGCCGATCACCATCAACATCAACGGCTGCCCGAACGCCTGCGCCCGTATCCAGGTCGCGGACATCGGTCTCAAGGGCCAGTTGGTCCTCAACGACGAGGGCGAGCAGGTCGAGGGCTTCCAGGTGCACCTCGGCGGCGCCCTCGGCCTGGAGGCCGGCTTCGGCCGCAAGGTCCGTGGCCTGAAGGTCACTTCGGAGGAACTGCCCGACTACGTCGAGCGGGTCCTCACCCGGTTCCAGGAGGAGCGCGAGGACGGCGAACGCTTCGCCGCCTGGGCGACGCGCGCCAGTGAGGAGTCCCTCACATGAGCGAGCGGGCGGCTCCCTTCTACTGCCCCTACTGCGGCGACGAGGACCTGCGTCCGAGCGAGCAGGGTCATGGCGCGTGGGAATGCGCGGCATGCAATCGGGCCTTTCAGCTGAAGTTCCTCGGGCTCCTCGCCCGGGGACTCCGGCAGACCGACGCAGGGGGAGACGAGATATGACGACGACTCAGAAAGCGCGCCCCACCGACGACTTGAAAGCCCTGGCCGAGCAGGCGGGCCGCGACCTGGAGGACGCCTCCGCGCTGGAGATCCTCCAGTGGGCGGTGAAGACCTTCGGCAAACAGTTCTGTGTGACCTCCTCGATGGAGGACGCGGTGGTCGCCCACCTCGCCTCCCGCGCGATGCCCGGCGTCGACGTGGTGTTCCTCGACACCGGCTACCACTTCCCCGAGACCATCGGCACCCGCGACGCGGTCGAGGCCGTGATGGACGTCAACGTCATCACACTCACCCCGCGCCAGTCCGTCGCCGAGCAGGACGCCGAGTACGGTCCTCAACTGCACGACCGCGACCCGGACTTGTGCTGCAAGCTCCGCAAGGTGCAGCCCCTGGAGCAGGGCCTGACCAAGTACGCGGCCTGGGCGACCGGGCTGCGCCGCGACGAGTCCCCGACCCGGGCGAACACCCCGGTCGTCGGCTGGGACGAGAAGCGCCGGAAGGTCAAGGTCTCCCCCATCGCCCGCTGGACCCAGGACGACGTGGACGCGTATGTCGCCGAACACGGCGTCC from Streptomyces sp. NBC_01288 carries:
- a CDS encoding phosphoadenylyl-sulfate reductase, whose protein sequence is MTTTQKARPTDDLKALAEQAGRDLEDASALEILQWAVKTFGKQFCVTSSMEDAVVAHLASRAMPGVDVVFLDTGYHFPETIGTRDAVEAVMDVNVITLTPRQSVAEQDAEYGPQLHDRDPDLCCKLRKVQPLEQGLTKYAAWATGLRRDESPTRANTPVVGWDEKRRKVKVSPIARWTQDDVDAYVAEHGVLTNPLLMDGYASVGCAPCTRRVLEGEDARAGRWAGRGKTECGLHE